The genomic interval GCTGGTGTCGGCCTGGCAGACGAAGGAGCGGTCGATCTTGACCGTGTCCACCGGCAGCAGGTGCAGGCTCGACAGCGACGAGTAACCGGTGCCGAAGTCGTCGAGGGCGAGCTTGATGCCCAGCGCCTTCAGTTCGTGCAGGCGCGTCTGGATCTGTTCGTCCTGGGCCGCCAGGCTTTCCGTCACTTCCAGCTGCAGGCTGGCCGCCGGCATGCCGGTGCGCTCGAGGATGGCGGCCACCTTCGCCGTCCAGTCGGCCTGGGCCAGCTGGGCGCGCGACAGGTTCACCGCGATCAGGCGCGGGGCTGACACTCCCAGCTGGCCGCGCCAGGCCATGAAGTCGCGGCAGGCGCGTTCGAGCACGAAGTCGCCGATCTGGTCGATCAGGCCGCATTCCTCGGCCACGCCGATGAAGTCGAATGGCGGCACCAGGCCGCGCGTCGGATGCTGCCAGCGCACCAGTGCCTCGACACCGGCCGCGTGGTCAGTCGTGCCGGCCGGATCCAGGCCCACGACCGGCTGGTACATCACGAACAGCTGCTCTTCGCGCAGCGCCAGGCGCAACTGCGCTTCGATGTCGGCACGCCGCGCGGCCCGTTCGCGCATCGCCGCCTCGAACAGCACATGGCGGGCGCCGCCGGCGCGCTTGGCTTCGAGCATGGCGATACCGGCGTCGCGGATGGCTTCGTCGGCGTCGACGGCCGCTGCACTGCCGGCCGTGGCGCCGCTCCAGAACACCCCGATACTGGCGCGGCAGGCGAGCTGGTGGCCGTCGACATCGTGCGGCCGCGCGAGCGCGTCGAGCAGGCGCAGCGCCAGGCGTTCGGCTTCTTCGGGGTGGCGCAGGCCGCCCAGCAGGACGATGAATTCGTCGCCGCCGACGCGTGCCACCAGGCCGGCGCCGCCCACACCCGGATCGACCCGGCCGCCCACGGGGGCAGGCCGCCGGCGCGCATGCGGTCGGCGAGCGCCTCCAGCAGGCGCTCGCCGACC from Massilia sp. Se16.2.3 carries:
- a CDS encoding bifunctional diguanylate cyclase/phosphodiesterase, coding for MGGAGLVARVGGDEFIVLLGGLRHPEEAERLALRLLDALARPHDVDGHQLACRASIGVFWSGATAGSAAAVDADEAIRDAGIAMLEAKRAGGARHVLFEAAMRERAARRADIEAQLRLALREEQLFVMYQPVVGLDPAGTTDHAAGVEALVRWQHPTRGLVPPFDFIGVAEECGLIDQIGDFVLERACRDFMAWRGQLGVSAPRLIAVNLSRAQLAQADWTAKVAAILERTGMPAASLQLEVTESLAAQDEQIQTRLHELKALGIKLALDDFGTGYSSLSSLHLLPVDTVKIDRSFVCQADTSHHHRVLIEATVKVAQSLGMNTVAEGIETAGQAEAVRALRCAKGQGYFYSRPLVSSALVDWLEQVRAG